Proteins from one Sarcophilus harrisii chromosome 2, mSarHar1.11, whole genome shotgun sequence genomic window:
- the VPS4A gene encoding vacuolar protein sorting-associated protein 4A yields the protein MTTSTLQKAIDLVTKATEEDKAKNYEEALRLYQHAVEYFLHAIKYEAHSDKAKESIRGKCMQYLDRAEKLKDYLRNKDKQSKKPVKEAPNDSKGSDSDSEGENPEKKKLQEQLMGAIVMEKPNIRWSDVAGLEGAKEALKEAVILPIKFPHLFTGKRTPWRGILLFGPPGTGKSYLAKAVATEANNSTFFSVSSSDLMSKWLGESEKLVKNLFELARQHKPSIIFIDEVDSLCGSRNENESEAARRIKTEFLVQMQGVGNNNDGTLVLGATNIPWVLDSAIRRRFEKRIYIPLPEEAARTQMFRLHLGNTPHSLTEANILELARKTDGYSGADISIIVRDSLMQPVRKVQSATHFKKVRGPSRTNPGVMIDDLLTPCSPGDPGAIEMTWMDVPSDKLLEPVVCMSDMLRSLATTRPTVNAEDLLKVKKFSEDFGQEAVS from the exons ATGACAACTTCAACTCTCCAG AAGGCCATTGATCTGGTGACGAAGGCGACGGAGGAGGACAAAGCCAAGAACTATGAGGAGGCATTGCGGCTCTACCAACATGCCGTGGAGTATTTCCTACATGCAATCAAAT atgaggcacaCAGTGACAAAGCCAAGGAGAGCATCCGGGGCAAGTGTATGCAGTACCTGGACCGAGCTGAGAAGCTGAAGGATTACTTACGGAATAAAGACAAGCAAAGCAAAAAGCCCGTAAAAGAAGCTCCAAATGACAGCAAGGG AAGTGACAGTGACAGTGAAGGAGAGAATCCTGAGAAAAAGAAACTGCAAGAACAGCTGATGG GTGCCATTGTCATGGAGAAGCCCAACATTCGGTGGAGTGATGTGGCTGGCCTGGAGGGAGCCAAGGAAGCGCTCAAAGAAGCTGTCATCTTGCCAATTAAGTTCCCGCACTTATTCACAG GCAAGCGCACCCCCTGGAGAGGGATCCTGCTCTTCGGACCTCCTGGCACAGGGAAATCTTACCTGGCAAAGGCTGTGGCCACAGAAGCCAACAACTCCACCTTCTTCTCTGTGTCCTCCTCAGATCTGATGTCCAAATGGCTGGGGGAGAGCGAGAA GCTTGTCAAAAACCTCTTTGAGCTGGCCAGGCAGCACAAACCCTCCATCATCTTCATCGATGAGGTCGACTCCCTCTGCGGATCTCGGAATGAAAATGAGAGCGAGGCTGCTCGTAGGATCAAGACGGAGTTCCTGGTGCAGATGCAGG GGGTCGGCAACAACAATGACGGCACCTTGGTCCTGGGGGCCACAAACATCCCGTGGGTGTTGGATTCAGCCATTCGAAGGAG GTTTGAAAAACGCATTTACATCCCCCTGCCTGAGGAAGCGGCCCGGACCCAGATGTTCCGGCTGCATCTCGGGAACACCCCCCACAGCCTCACGGAGGCCAACATCCTCGAGCTAGCCCGGAAGACCGACGGCTACTCGGGAGCCGACATCAGCATCATCGTGCGGGATTCTCTCATGCAGCCTGTGCGCAAAGTGCAGTCGGCAACACACTTCAAAAAG GTTCGGGGCCCTTCTcgcaccaaccctggagtcatGATAGATGACCTTCTGACCCCCTGCTCTCCAGGAGACCCTGGAGCCATTGAGATGACTTGGATGGATGTACCCAGTGACAAGCTGTTGGAGCCTGTAGTATGCATG TCCGACATGCTTCGGTCTCTGGCCACCACCCGACCCACCGTCAATGCAGAAGATCTTCTGAAAGTGAAGAAATTCTCAGAGGACTTTGGACAGGAAG CCGTGTCCTAG